One segment of Agrococcus sp. ProA11 DNA contains the following:
- the atpA gene encoding F0F1 ATP synthase subunit alpha, with protein sequence MSELTISPDEIKGALADFVSSYEASTSTTAEVGHVLDAADGIAHVEGLPGVMANELVRFADGTLGLAQNLDETEIGVVVLGEFDGIVAGMEVTRTGEVLSVPIGEGYLGRVVDPLGMPIDGLGDIASSGRRALELQAPGVMQRKSVHEPLQTGIKAIDAMIPVGRGQRQLIIGDRQTGKTALAIDTIINQKANWDSGDVNKQVRCIYVAVGQKGSTIASVKGALEDAGAMEYTTIVASPASDPAGFKYLAPYTGSAIGQHWMYEGKHVLIIFDDLSKQAEAYRAVSLLLRRPPGREAYPGDVFYLHSRLLERCAKLSDELGAGSMTGLPIIETKANDVSAYIPTNVISITDGQIFLQSDLFNANQRPAVDVGISVSRVGGDAQVKSIKSVSGTLKLELAQYRSLEAFAMFASDLDATSRRQLARGARLTELLKQPQYSPYPVEEQVVSIWAGTNGKFDDVEVSQVLQFESELLEHLRNNSTLLGTIRDAAKLDDETKAQLESEVDEFAKNWQGKDAPSITDPGTEANNPMVEDVNQEQIVKGRR encoded by the coding sequence ATGTCAGAGCTCACCATCAGCCCAGACGAGATCAAGGGCGCCCTCGCCGACTTCGTCTCGTCCTACGAGGCATCCACCTCGACGACGGCCGAGGTCGGTCACGTCCTCGACGCCGCCGACGGCATCGCGCACGTCGAGGGCCTGCCCGGCGTCATGGCGAACGAGCTCGTCCGCTTCGCGGACGGCACCCTCGGTCTCGCGCAGAACCTGGACGAGACCGAGATCGGCGTCGTCGTGCTCGGTGAGTTCGACGGCATCGTGGCCGGCATGGAGGTGACCCGCACCGGTGAGGTCCTCTCCGTCCCGATCGGCGAGGGCTACCTCGGGCGCGTCGTCGACCCGCTCGGCATGCCGATCGACGGCCTGGGCGACATCGCGTCGAGCGGCCGTCGCGCCCTCGAGCTGCAGGCGCCCGGCGTCATGCAGCGCAAGTCGGTGCACGAGCCGCTGCAGACCGGCATCAAGGCGATCGACGCCATGATCCCCGTCGGCCGCGGGCAGCGCCAGCTGATCATCGGCGACCGCCAGACCGGCAAGACGGCACTGGCGATCGACACGATCATCAACCAGAAGGCCAACTGGGATTCGGGCGACGTCAACAAGCAGGTGCGCTGCATCTACGTCGCCGTCGGCCAGAAGGGTTCGACCATCGCCTCGGTGAAGGGCGCCCTCGAGGACGCCGGCGCGATGGAGTACACCACCATCGTCGCCTCGCCCGCCTCCGACCCGGCCGGCTTCAAGTACCTCGCCCCCTACACGGGCTCGGCCATCGGCCAGCACTGGATGTACGAGGGCAAGCACGTCCTGATCATCTTCGATGACCTGTCCAAGCAGGCAGAGGCCTACCGCGCCGTCTCGCTGCTGCTGCGCCGCCCGCCGGGCCGCGAGGCATACCCGGGTGACGTCTTCTACCTGCACTCGCGTCTGCTCGAGCGCTGCGCGAAGCTCTCCGACGAGCTCGGCGCCGGCTCGATGACGGGTCTGCCGATCATCGAGACGAAGGCCAACGACGTCTCGGCGTACATCCCGACCAACGTGATCTCGATCACCGACGGCCAGATCTTCCTGCAGTCCGACCTGTTCAACGCCAACCAGCGTCCCGCGGTCGATGTGGGCATCTCGGTCTCGCGAGTCGGTGGCGACGCGCAGGTCAAGTCGATCAAGTCGGTCTCCGGAACGCTCAAGCTCGAGCTCGCCCAGTACCGCTCGCTCGAGGCCTTCGCGATGTTCGCATCCGACCTCGACGCCACGTCGCGTCGTCAGCTCGCTCGCGGCGCTCGCCTCACCGAGCTGCTGAAGCAGCCGCAGTACTCGCCGTACCCGGTGGAGGAGCAGGTCGTCTCGATCTGGGCCGGCACCAACGGCAAGTTCGACGACGTCGAGGTCAGCCAGGTGCTGCAGTTCGAGTCCGAGCTGCTCGAGCACCTGCGCAACAACAGCACGCTGCTCGGCACCATCCGCGACGCCGCCAAGCTGGACGACGAGACCAAGGCTCAGCTCGAGTCCGAGGTCGACGAGTTCGCCAAGAACTGGCAGGGCAAGGATGCGCCGAGCATCACCGATCCCGGCACCGAGGCCAACAACCCGATGGTCGAGGACGTCAACCAGGAGCAGATCGTCAAGGGTCGTCGCTGA
- the prmC gene encoding peptide chain release factor N(5)-glutamine methyltransferase, translating into MAQPAVAEIIRDARARLAAVGVDGPDAELLAAWAAGRSLGELRIDMALGRALDADALTRFGAAVARRLAREPLQHITGRAPFRHIELAVGPGVFTPRPETELLVDVALDHLRQLQSGTTTVLDVGTGTGAVAISIARESEARVVAVEASPAAFVWARRNILELSPQTVLLHGDARDTAALAAVGIVPGSLAALVSNPPYVPHAAVPADHEVRHDPETALYSGADGLDLIRDLIALGAQLVEPGGLVAFEHTEEQGAMVRQLLASGGFRDARTHRDLAGRDRVTAAIR; encoded by the coding sequence GTGGCGCAACCGGCTGTGGCAGAGATCATCCGCGATGCGCGTGCGCGACTGGCGGCGGTCGGCGTCGACGGCCCGGATGCCGAGCTGCTCGCCGCATGGGCCGCTGGCCGCAGCCTCGGCGAGCTGCGCATCGACATGGCGCTGGGGCGTGCGCTCGACGCGGATGCGCTGACGCGCTTCGGTGCGGCCGTCGCCCGGCGGCTGGCTCGCGAGCCGCTGCAGCACATCACCGGTCGCGCACCCTTCCGGCACATCGAGCTCGCGGTCGGCCCCGGCGTCTTCACGCCGCGACCGGAGACCGAGCTGCTCGTCGACGTCGCGCTCGATCATCTGCGCCAGCTGCAAAGCGGCACCACGACGGTGCTGGATGTCGGCACCGGCACCGGCGCGGTGGCGATCTCCATCGCGCGGGAGAGCGAGGCGCGGGTGGTCGCCGTGGAGGCGAGTCCGGCAGCGTTCGTCTGGGCGCGGCGCAACATCCTCGAGCTGTCGCCGCAGACCGTGCTGCTGCACGGCGACGCGCGCGACACCGCGGCGCTCGCCGCGGTCGGCATCGTGCCGGGGTCGCTGGCGGCGCTCGTGTCGAACCCTCCCTACGTGCCGCACGCCGCCGTGCCCGCCGACCACGAGGTGCGCCACGACCCGGAGACCGCGCTCTACTCGGGAGCGGATGGGCTCGATCTCATCCGCGACCTCATCGCGCTCGGCGCCCAGCTGGTCGAGCCCGGCGGCCTGGTCGCCTTCGAGCACACCGAGGAGCAGGGAGCGATGGTGCGGCAGCTGCTCGCGTCGGGCGGCTTCCGCGACGCCCGCACCCACCGGGATCTCGCCGGCCGCGACCGCGTCACCGCCGCCATCCGCTAG
- a CDS encoding F0F1 ATP synthase subunit delta, translated as MGSATSQARAGIDEALRAQPQAGLEDARELFRASRAIERSPQVLSALADSVSTPDARAALAERVLGQLGSATVSIVAHLARQRWSSADDILTAIDSAGIRVAVQAAGNADVAGEIASFQRIVASDPELELALGGLRGSGDDKARLVERLLAGKSSDAAATILEHLVRTPRGRRIGALLRGAATEVASAAGRSLATVTTAREIPAGQLDRLRVGLEQQYGRSLQLQQIVDPAVLGGLRVAIGDDIIDGTVRSKFTDLRLKLG; from the coding sequence GTGGGCAGCGCGACCAGCCAGGCACGAGCCGGCATCGACGAGGCGCTCCGGGCGCAGCCCCAGGCCGGGCTCGAGGACGCACGGGAGCTCTTCCGAGCCTCGCGCGCCATCGAGCGCAGCCCGCAGGTGCTCTCCGCGCTCGCCGACTCGGTCTCGACGCCGGATGCGCGTGCGGCCCTGGCCGAGCGCGTGCTCGGGCAGCTGGGGTCTGCGACGGTCTCGATCGTCGCGCACCTGGCCCGCCAGCGCTGGTCGAGCGCCGACGACATCCTCACCGCGATCGACAGCGCGGGCATCCGCGTCGCCGTCCAGGCTGCGGGGAACGCGGATGTCGCGGGTGAGATCGCCTCCTTCCAGCGGATCGTCGCGTCCGACCCCGAGCTGGAGCTGGCCCTCGGCGGCCTGCGCGGCTCGGGCGACGACAAGGCACGGCTCGTGGAGCGCCTGCTCGCGGGCAAGTCGAGCGACGCCGCCGCGACGATCCTCGAGCACCTCGTGCGCACACCGCGCGGCCGTCGCATCGGCGCGCTGCTCCGCGGTGCGGCCACGGAGGTGGCCTCGGCCGCCGGCCGCTCGCTCGCGACCGTCACGACGGCTCGTGAGATCCCGGCCGGGCAGCTCGACCGACTCCGCGTCGGCCTCGAGCAGCAGTACGGCCGCTCGCTGCAGCTGCAGCAGATCGTCGACCCGGCAGTCCTTGGCGGACTCCGCGTCGCGATCGGCGACGACATCATCGACGGCACCGTCCGTTCCAAGTTCACCGACCTCCGCCTGAAGCTCGGCTAG
- a CDS encoding MraY family glycosyltransferase, with translation MTFLLITLAAAVITFVACQIVLRFALKHGIHPPVRERDVHSRPTPRLGGVAMCVGVLATFGIAALVPEFSGIFAEPARIWALLGGAVAICAIGVLDDLYDLDWMLKLGAQILVAAGVAFWGVQIVSLPIAGLTLPSSTMAIVLTVLIIVLVMNAVNFIDGLDGLVAGTTIIGSTAFFGYIWMISQNLGQQNAYFSLASLITAIIVGVCLGFLPTNWHPARMFMGDGGALMLGLLTAASAIAVTGQIDLGTMGGRSQILPAFIPVLLPLAILVLPMTDFVLAVVRRVINGNSPFAADRKHLHHRLLDMGHSHLGAVLIFYTWTTVVSAGCLLFLIWPWWVAVGVMLVGFLLSALLTAAPVSKRVWRTTRRVMRERRSPHGKIEPTEIDVRVDTQAEPQGDTR, from the coding sequence GTGACCTTCCTCCTGATCACGCTCGCGGCGGCGGTCATCACCTTCGTCGCCTGCCAGATCGTGCTCCGCTTCGCCCTGAAGCACGGCATCCACCCGCCGGTCCGTGAGCGCGACGTGCACTCTCGTCCGACGCCGCGACTGGGCGGCGTGGCGATGTGTGTGGGCGTGCTCGCCACCTTCGGCATCGCCGCGCTCGTCCCCGAGTTCTCGGGCATCTTCGCCGAACCCGCGCGCATCTGGGCACTGCTGGGCGGCGCCGTGGCGATCTGCGCCATCGGCGTGCTCGACGATCTGTACGACCTCGACTGGATGCTGAAGCTCGGCGCGCAGATCCTGGTCGCCGCCGGGGTCGCGTTCTGGGGCGTGCAGATCGTCAGCCTGCCGATCGCGGGCCTCACGCTGCCGTCGTCGACGATGGCGATCGTGCTGACGGTGCTCATCATCGTGCTGGTGATGAACGCCGTGAACTTCATCGACGGGCTGGACGGCCTGGTCGCGGGCACGACGATCATCGGCTCGACGGCGTTCTTCGGCTACATCTGGATGATCAGCCAGAACCTCGGGCAGCAGAACGCCTACTTCTCGCTCGCGAGCCTCATCACGGCCATCATCGTGGGCGTGTGCCTCGGCTTCCTGCCGACCAACTGGCATCCGGCCCGCATGTTCATGGGCGACGGGGGAGCGCTCATGCTGGGCCTGCTCACCGCCGCCAGCGCCATCGCGGTCACGGGGCAGATCGACCTCGGCACCATGGGTGGCCGCAGCCAGATCCTCCCCGCCTTCATCCCCGTGCTGCTGCCGCTGGCGATCCTGGTGCTGCCGATGACCGACTTCGTGCTCGCCGTGGTGCGCCGCGTCATCAACGGCAACAGCCCCTTCGCCGCCGACCGCAAGCACCTGCACCACCGGCTGCTCGACATGGGGCACTCGCACCTCGGCGCGGTGCTCATCTTCTACACCTGGACGACGGTGGTCTCCGCCGGCTGCCTGCTCTTCCTGATCTGGCCGTGGTGGGTCGCGGTCGGCGTGATGCTCGTCGGCTTCCTGCTCTCCGCGCTGCTCACGGCAGCCCCGGTCAGCAAGCGCGTCTGGCGCACGACGCGACGGGTGATGCGCGAACGGCGCTCGCCGCATGGGAAGATCGAACCGACCGAGATCGACGTCCGCGTCGACACGCAGGCCGAGCCGCAGGGAGACACCCGGTGA
- the atpE gene encoding ATP synthase F0 subunit C: MDNATTILAEINGNIGTVGYGLAAIGPAIGVGIVVGKTIEGVARQPELQGRLTVLMFIGIAFTEALAFIGIATYFFMTA; this comes from the coding sequence GTGGACAACGCCACGACCATTCTCGCCGAGATCAACGGCAACATCGGCACGGTCGGCTACGGCCTCGCCGCGATCGGCCCGGCCATCGGCGTCGGCATCGTCGTCGGCAAGACGATCGAGGGTGTTGCGCGTCAGCCCGAGCTCCAGGGCCGCCTGACGGTCCTGATGTTCATCGGCATCGCGTTCACCGAGGCGCTGGCCTTCATCGGCATCGCCACGTACTTCTTCATGACGGCCTGA
- the epsC gene encoding serine O-acetyltransferase EpsC translates to MGWLHIREDIANAKRHDPAARGPLTIALTYSTLHAVWAHRIHHRLWHAGARSLARAGSQWMRFATGVEIHPGARLGRRFFIDHGMGVVIGETAETGDDVMLYHGVTLGGTANASVKRHPTLGHRVLVGAGAKILGPIALGDDVKVGANAVVLRDAPSGTTLVGIPAKPVGKLADAELPRIEYVI, encoded by the coding sequence ATGGGTTGGCTCCACATCCGTGAGGACATCGCGAACGCGAAGCGGCACGATCCCGCAGCACGCGGCCCGTTGACGATCGCGCTCACCTACTCGACCCTGCACGCCGTCTGGGCGCACCGCATCCACCACCGGCTGTGGCATGCGGGTGCTCGCTCGCTGGCGCGTGCCGGCAGCCAGTGGATGCGCTTCGCCACCGGCGTCGAGATCCACCCGGGCGCCCGCCTCGGGCGGCGCTTCTTCATCGACCACGGCATGGGTGTCGTGATCGGTGAGACCGCCGAGACCGGCGACGACGTGATGCTGTATCACGGGGTCACGCTCGGCGGCACGGCGAATGCGTCGGTGAAGCGGCATCCGACCCTCGGGCACCGAGTGCTCGTGGGCGCCGGGGCGAAGATCCTCGGGCCCATCGCGCTCGGCGACGACGTCAAGGTGGGCGCGAACGCGGTCGTGCTGCGGGATGCGCCCTCGGGCACGACGCTGGTCGGCATCCCCGCGAAGCCCGTCGGCAAGCTCGCCGACGCGGAGCTGCCGCGCATTGAGTACGTGATCTAG
- the atpB gene encoding F0F1 ATP synthase subunit A, with product MTLLASAGTEPEPFHPPSIADFFPQVFLFADPTIPWFDGESPIFGINRIMLVRFIAAAAVILIFVLGTRKMRLIPTRGQSLIEMGLGFVRDGIAYDLLGEKDGKRFLPIITTIFFMVLAMNLTGVVPFLNIAGTSVIGVPLVLALVSYIAFIYAGVKKHPGAFFKNSLFPSGVPWPLYIIVTPIELVSTFVLRPITLTLRLMMNLFVGHLLLVLFFAATHFFLFSAGGLFPVLGIGTLAFGFVFTAFELLVAVLQAYVFAILTAVYIQLALAEEH from the coding sequence ATGACGCTGCTGGCCTCCGCTGGAACCGAGCCCGAGCCGTTCCACCCGCCGAGCATTGCCGACTTCTTCCCGCAGGTCTTCCTGTTCGCGGATCCGACGATCCCGTGGTTCGACGGCGAATCGCCCATCTTCGGCATCAACCGCATCATGCTGGTGCGCTTCATCGCCGCGGCTGCCGTCATCCTCATCTTCGTGCTCGGCACCCGCAAGATGCGGCTGATCCCGACGCGCGGCCAGAGCCTCATCGAGATGGGCCTCGGCTTCGTGCGCGACGGCATCGCCTACGACCTGCTGGGCGAGAAGGACGGCAAGCGGTTCCTGCCGATCATCACCACGATCTTCTTCATGGTCCTGGCGATGAACCTCACGGGCGTCGTCCCGTTCCTGAACATCGCGGGCACGTCCGTCATCGGTGTGCCGCTGGTGCTCGCGCTCGTGTCGTACATCGCGTTCATCTACGCGGGCGTCAAGAAGCATCCGGGCGCGTTCTTCAAGAACTCGCTCTTCCCCTCCGGTGTGCCGTGGCCGCTCTACATCATCGTCACGCCGATCGAGCTCGTCTCGACCTTCGTGCTGCGCCCCATCACGCTGACACTCCGACTGATGATGAACCTCTTCGTCGGCCACCTGCTGCTCGTGCTGTTCTTCGCCGCGACGCACTTCTTCCTCTTCAGCGCCGGCGGACTGTTCCCGGTGCTGGGCATTGGAACCCTCGCGTTCGGCTTCGTCTTCACGGCCTTCGAGCTGCTCGTCGCCGTGCTGCAGGCCTACGTCTTCGCCATTCTCACCGCTGTCTACATCCAGCTCGCGCTGGCTGAAGAGCACTGA
- a CDS encoding L-threonylcarbamoyladenylate synthase — protein sequence MPAIHDCADPASLLAGVRAARTAVAAGQSIVMPTDTVYGIAADAFSHAAVAGLLAAKGRDRGSPPPVLVADRAMASALAEQVPAELEPLLEAHWPGPLTVILRAQSSLTWDLGDTGGTVAIRVPDHPIAIELLRETGPLAVSSANLHGQPAPTATAGAVEMLGDAVAVVLDAGEVGGSAKPGEQNGSTILDCSTPGVFRIVRQGVLPREQIAAVLGELLADG from the coding sequence GTGCCCGCCATCCACGACTGCGCCGACCCCGCATCCCTGCTCGCGGGAGTGCGTGCCGCCCGCACGGCGGTCGCCGCCGGACAGAGCATCGTGATGCCGACCGACACGGTGTACGGTATCGCCGCCGACGCGTTCTCGCACGCCGCCGTCGCCGGCCTGCTGGCCGCGAAGGGCCGCGACCGCGGCTCGCCGCCGCCGGTGCTCGTCGCAGACCGCGCCATGGCGAGCGCGCTCGCCGAGCAGGTGCCCGCCGAGCTCGAGCCGCTGCTCGAGGCGCACTGGCCGGGCCCGCTCACCGTCATCCTGCGCGCCCAGTCGTCGCTCACCTGGGATCTGGGCGATACCGGCGGCACGGTCGCGATCCGCGTGCCCGACCATCCGATCGCGATCGAGCTGCTGCGCGAGACCGGGCCGCTCGCGGTCTCCAGCGCCAACCTGCACGGGCAGCCGGCACCGACGGCGACCGCGGGTGCGGTCGAGATGCTCGGCGATGCCGTCGCCGTGGTGCTCGACGCCGGCGAGGTCGGCGGCAGCGCGAAGCCGGGGGAGCAGAACGGCTCCACGATCCTCGACTGCTCCACACCCGGCGTCTTCCGCATCGTGCGCCAGGGCGTGCTGCCCCGCGAGCAGATCGCCGCGGTGCTGGGCGAGCTGCTCGCCGACGGATGA
- a CDS encoding F0F1 ATP synthase subunit B: MRTALRMAEEEATQNPLLPAFYDILWSAVVFIVLLAIFWKVVLPRMQALLDERAAAIEGGIKKAEEAQAEAAAALESYNTQLAEARAEASQIKDKARADAAKIEADLKARAVEDAERITAQAQQRIEQERQAAFSSLKSEVGTLALDLSEKVVGESMDDARSASIVDRFLADLEREGAKH; encoded by the coding sequence ATGAGAACTGCACTCCGGATGGCGGAAGAGGAGGCGACACAGAATCCTCTGCTGCCCGCCTTCTACGACATCCTCTGGTCAGCGGTCGTCTTCATCGTCCTGCTCGCCATCTTCTGGAAGGTCGTCCTGCCTCGCATGCAGGCGCTGCTCGACGAGCGCGCCGCAGCGATCGAGGGCGGCATCAAGAAGGCCGAGGAGGCGCAGGCCGAAGCCGCTGCCGCGCTGGAGTCGTACAACACCCAGCTGGCGGAGGCTCGCGCCGAGGCGTCGCAGATCAAGGACAAGGCTCGCGCCGACGCCGCCAAGATCGAGGCCGACCTCAAGGCACGTGCCGTCGAGGACGCCGAGCGCATCACCGCGCAGGCGCAGCAGCGCATCGAGCAGGAGCGCCAGGCGGCGTTCTCCTCGCTGAAGTCCGAGGTCGGCACGCTCGCCCTCGACCTCAGCGAGAAGGTCGTCGGCGAGTCGATGGACGACGCGCGCTCGGCGAGCATCGTCGATCGCTTCCTGGCTGACCTCGAGCGCGAGGGAGCGAAGCACTAG
- the atpD gene encoding F0F1 ATP synthase subunit beta: protein MTITDTPAASQTQAGVGRVARVTGPVVDIEFPHDAIPGIYNALKTTVDFGDGTPTQEITLEVAQHLGDDLVRAIALKPTDGLVRGQEVRDTGESITVPVGDVTKGKVFNVIGEALNLEEGETLEVTERWGIHRAAPSFDQLESKTQLFETGIKVIDLLTPYVLGGKIGLFGGAGVGKTVLIQEMIQRVASDHGGVSVFAGVGERTREGNDLIHEMEEAGVFDKTALVFGQMDEPPGTRLRVALSALTMAEYFRDVQQQDVLLFIDNIFRFTQAGSEVSTLLGRMPSAVGYQPNLADEMGVLQERITSTRGHSITSLQAIYVPADDYTDPAPATTFAHLDATTELSREIASKGLYPAVDPLTSTSRILDPRYLGDDHYRVATTVKQILQKNKELQEIIAILGVDELSEEDKIVVNRARRIQQFLSQNTYMAKKFTGVEGSTVPLKETIESFDAIAKGDFDHVAEQAFFNVGGISDVEEKWAQIQKDNG from the coding sequence ATGACCATCACTGACACCCCCGCTGCCTCGCAGACGCAGGCCGGCGTCGGTCGCGTCGCTCGCGTGACCGGGCCCGTCGTCGACATCGAGTTCCCGCACGACGCGATCCCCGGCATCTACAACGCGCTCAAGACCACGGTCGACTTCGGCGACGGCACGCCGACGCAGGAGATCACGCTCGAGGTCGCGCAGCACCTCGGCGACGACCTCGTCCGCGCCATCGCCCTGAAGCCCACGGACGGCCTCGTCCGCGGCCAGGAGGTGCGCGACACCGGCGAGTCGATCACGGTTCCCGTCGGCGACGTCACCAAGGGCAAGGTCTTCAACGTCATCGGCGAGGCGCTGAACCTCGAAGAGGGCGAGACCCTCGAGGTCACCGAACGCTGGGGCATCCACCGCGCGGCGCCGTCGTTCGACCAGCTCGAGTCGAAGACGCAGCTGTTCGAGACCGGCATCAAGGTCATCGACCTGCTGACGCCGTACGTGCTCGGCGGCAAGATCGGCCTGTTCGGCGGTGCCGGTGTCGGCAAGACCGTCCTCATCCAGGAGATGATCCAGCGCGTGGCGTCCGACCACGGCGGTGTCTCCGTGTTCGCCGGTGTCGGCGAGCGCACCCGTGAGGGCAACGACCTCATCCACGAGATGGAGGAGGCGGGCGTCTTCGACAAGACCGCCCTCGTCTTCGGTCAGATGGATGAGCCCCCGGGCACGCGTCTTCGCGTCGCGCTGAGCGCGCTGACGATGGCGGAGTACTTCCGCGACGTGCAGCAGCAGGATGTGCTGCTGTTCATCGACAACATCTTCCGCTTCACGCAGGCCGGCTCCGAGGTCTCGACGCTGCTGGGCCGCATGCCCAGCGCCGTCGGCTACCAGCCGAACCTCGCCGACGAGATGGGTGTGCTCCAGGAGCGCATCACGTCGACCCGCGGTCACTCGATCACGTCGCTGCAGGCCATCTACGTGCCCGCCGATGACTACACCGACCCGGCCCCGGCCACGACGTTCGCGCACCTCGACGCCACGACCGAGCTCTCGCGTGAGATCGCGTCGAAGGGTCTCTACCCGGCCGTCGACCCGCTGACGTCGACCAGCCGCATCCTCGACCCCCGCTACCTGGGCGACGACCACTACCGCGTGGCGACGACGGTCAAGCAGATCCTCCAGAAGAACAAGGAGCTGCAGGAGATCATCGCCATCCTCGGTGTCGACGAGCTGTCCGAGGAGGACAAGATCGTCGTGAACCGTGCGCGCCGCATCCAGCAGTTCCTCTCGCAGAACACCTACATGGCGAAGAAGTTCACCGGTGTCGAGGGCTCCACGGTGCCGCTCAAGGAGACGATCGAGTCGTTCGACGCGATCGCCAAGGGCGACTTCGACCACGTGGCCGAGCAGGCGTTCTTCAACGTCGGCGGCATCTCGGATGTCGAGGAGAAGTGGGCGCAGATCCAGAAGGACAACGGCTGA
- the cysK gene encoding cysteine synthase A gives MARISDDVTGTIGGTPLVRLQRLNESDATVLVKLESHNPGASVKDRIGKAIIEAAEASGDLQPGGTIVEGTSGNTGIALAMVGAARGYSVILAMPETMSVERRAILKAYGAQLVLTPGPDGMRGAVERARQIVDETPGAILARQFENEANVRVHRETTAEEVWADTDGEVDIFIAGIGTGGTITGAGGRLKELRPDIRIVAVEPADSPLLTKGQAGPHKIQGLGANFVPDLLDTDVYDEVVDVELDDAVRLGRQLASKEGIFAGISSGAIVWAALEIAKRPESAGKTIVAIVCDTGERYLSMPIYADLA, from the coding sequence ATGGCCCGCATCTCTGACGACGTCACCGGCACGATCGGCGGCACTCCCCTCGTGCGCCTGCAGCGGCTCAACGAATCCGACGCCACGGTGCTCGTCAAGCTCGAGTCGCACAACCCCGGCGCGTCCGTGAAGGACCGCATCGGCAAGGCGATCATCGAGGCAGCAGAGGCATCGGGTGACCTGCAGCCGGGCGGCACGATCGTCGAGGGCACCAGCGGCAACACCGGCATCGCGCTCGCGATGGTCGGTGCGGCCCGCGGCTACTCCGTGATCCTCGCGATGCCGGAGACGATGTCGGTCGAGCGCCGCGCGATCCTGAAGGCCTACGGCGCGCAGCTCGTGCTGACCCCCGGCCCGGACGGCATGCGGGGCGCCGTGGAGCGCGCGCGACAGATCGTCGATGAGACCCCGGGGGCGATCCTGGCGCGTCAGTTCGAGAACGAGGCGAACGTGCGGGTGCACCGCGAGACGACGGCCGAGGAGGTCTGGGCGGACACCGACGGCGAGGTCGACATCTTCATCGCCGGCATCGGCACGGGCGGCACCATCACCGGCGCCGGCGGGCGCCTGAAGGAGCTGCGCCCCGACATCCGCATCGTCGCCGTGGAGCCCGCGGACTCGCCGCTGCTCACGAAGGGGCAGGCAGGCCCCCACAAGATCCAGGGGCTCGGCGCCAACTTCGTGCCCGATCTGCTCGACACCGATGTCTACGACGAGGTCGTCGACGTCGAGCTCGACGACGCGGTGCGCCTGGGTCGTCAGCTGGCGTCGAAGGAGGGCATCTTCGCGGGCATCTCCTCCGGCGCGATCGTGTGGGCTGCGCTGGAGATCGCGAAGCGACCCGAGTCGGCGGGCAAGACGATCGTGGCGATCGTGTGCGACACCGGCGAGCGCTACCTCTCGATGCCGATCTACGCCGACCTCGCCTGA
- a CDS encoding F0F1 ATP synthase subunit gamma produces the protein MGAQLRVYTQKIKSAQSTKKITKAMELIAASRIQKALVRVKASNPYARALTRAVSAVATYSNEAHPLTVERDELKRAAIVVLTSDRGLAGAFNSQIIREVGELRAKLESEGKEVDHYLIGNKAVGYFKFRQRPYIREWTGISDVPTPEVAQEIAEAVLEAYVSEQVDEIHVVYNRFVSMMTQDPTSVRLLPLEVVEAEDASTAEHLPLYEFEPEPAQVLDALLPVYVESRIFNALLQSAAAKQAATQKAMKSASDNADKLITDYTRLRNNARQAEITTQISEIVGGADALASAK, from the coding sequence ATGGGAGCCCAGCTCCGGGTCTATACGCAGAAGATCAAGTCTGCGCAGTCGACCAAGAAGATCACGAAGGCGATGGAGCTCATCGCTGCATCGCGCATCCAGAAGGCACTCGTGCGCGTGAAGGCGTCGAACCCGTACGCTCGCGCGCTCACGCGCGCCGTCAGCGCGGTCGCCACGTACTCGAACGAGGCGCACCCGCTAACCGTCGAGCGCGATGAGCTCAAGCGTGCCGCGATCGTCGTCCTGACGAGCGACCGCGGCCTTGCAGGAGCGTTCAACTCGCAGATCATCCGCGAGGTGGGCGAGCTGCGGGCGAAGCTTGAGTCTGAGGGCAAGGAGGTCGACCACTACCTGATCGGCAACAAGGCCGTCGGCTACTTCAAGTTCCGCCAGCGCCCCTACATCAGGGAGTGGACGGGCATCTCCGATGTCCCGACGCCCGAGGTCGCGCAGGAGATCGCGGAGGCGGTGCTCGAGGCATACGTCTCGGAGCAGGTCGACGAGATCCACGTCGTCTACAACCGCTTCGTCAGCATGATGACGCAGGACCCGACGTCGGTCCGCCTGCTGCCCCTCGAGGTCGTGGAGGCGGAGGACGCCAGCACTGCCGAGCACCTCCCGCTGTACGAGTTCGAGCCCGAGCCGGCCCAGGTGCTCGACGCACTGCTGCCGGTCTACGTCGAGAGCCGCATCTTCAACGCGCTGCTGCAGTCGGCTGCCGCCAAGCAGGCCGCCACGCAGAAGGCGATGAAGTCGGCCTCCGACAACGCCGACAAGCTCATCACCGACTACACCCGCCTGCGCAACAATGCGCGACAGGCCGAGATCACGACGCAGATCTCCGAGATCGTGGGCGGCGCGGACGCCCTCGCCTCGGCGAAGTAG